A genomic region of Candidatus Rokuibacteriota bacterium contains the following coding sequences:
- a CDS encoding DUF58 domain-containing protein, with protein MNLWRRLRPARTIWPTRDGWWCLFAAMGLGVAAINTGNNLLYLLSSMLLGLVVVSGILSEAVMRGLRLTAILPEEVHAGRPALVGATVANRKRRIPSYSISLEALGQGGPGRVIYLPRLSAGDERVVTWELTLAARGRHRLPGVRVTTRFPFGVFLKAGQVILRAEVLVYPALVPVPAHLLRRIGGSGPAQTRRRGRGSDLHNLRDYRPGDDPRLIHWRSSAKTQALTVRELEAETSTDTRIVLDGTGARDPARLETGLSEAASLACHLLRAGATVELAGPGLLVPLARGRGQERRILTALALYEPRPARAGTGLARAAGREGAALREIRVGIG; from the coding sequence GTGAATCTCTGGCGACGCCTCAGACCGGCACGCACCATCTGGCCGACCCGGGACGGGTGGTGGTGCCTCTTCGCCGCGATGGGCCTCGGCGTGGCGGCCATCAACACCGGCAACAACCTCCTCTACCTCCTCTCCTCGATGCTGCTGGGGCTGGTGGTGGTCTCCGGCATCCTGTCCGAGGCCGTGATGCGCGGGCTGCGTCTGACGGCCATCCTGCCGGAGGAGGTCCACGCGGGCCGCCCCGCGCTCGTCGGCGCCACCGTGGCGAACCGCAAGCGGCGGATCCCTTCCTACTCGATCAGCCTCGAGGCCCTGGGGCAGGGCGGGCCCGGCCGCGTCATCTATCTGCCGCGGCTGTCCGCCGGCGACGAGCGCGTGGTGACCTGGGAGCTGACCCTCGCCGCGCGCGGGCGGCACCGCCTCCCCGGAGTCCGGGTCACCACGCGGTTCCCCTTCGGCGTCTTCCTCAAGGCGGGGCAGGTGATCCTCCGGGCGGAGGTCCTGGTCTACCCCGCGCTCGTTCCCGTGCCCGCGCATCTGCTGCGGCGCATCGGCGGCAGCGGTCCGGCGCAGACGCGCCGTCGCGGGCGCGGCAGCGATCTTCACAACCTCCGCGACTACCGGCCGGGTGACGATCCCCGGCTCATCCACTGGCGGAGCAGCGCCAAGACCCAGGCCCTCACGGTGCGCGAGCTCGAGGCCGAGACCAGCACGGACACGCGCATCGTGCTCGACGGGACCGGCGCGCGGGATCCGGCGCGGCTCGAGACGGGGCTGTCCGAGGCCGCCTCGCTGGCCTGCCATCTCCTCCGCGCCGGCGCCACGGTCGAGCTGGCCGGTCCCGGCCTGCTCGTCCCGCTGGCGCGCGGGCGCGGGCAGGAGCGCCGGATCCTCACGGCGCTCGCATTGTACGAGCCGCGGCCCGCCCGCGCCGGGACCGGCCTCGCCCGCGCGGCAGGCCGGGAGGGCGCGGCGCTGCGCGAGATCCGCGTCGGGATCGGCTGA
- a CDS encoding LLM class F420-dependent oxidoreductase, with protein sequence MKFGFDLPTRMARLDASERHVNEIVNPHTITALAQKGEALGFDSVWVSDHVVIPATSEGYPYTEDGTYPLHPQRPFLEPLVSLAYLAGCTRRIRLGTSVVILPYRNPVITAKMLATMDVLSAGRLIVGVGIGWWAQEFSALGVPFFRDRGAYSDECVRIFKELWTSELSSFEGKYHSFSSVGCYPKPVQKPHPPIWIGGQTTSTLKRVARLGDGWHPLAMRKPVRLDPGELKDKVAELRRLVEAAGRDPEAIEVSLRIRLRFSDADRGERLTGTVGKVADDIRRYGEAGVSHFLFDLEMDSFQGMAETLERFAVEVRPQLT encoded by the coding sequence ATGAAATTCGGCTTCGACCTTCCTACGCGAATGGCCAGGCTCGATGCGTCAGAACGTCACGTCAATGAAATCGTGAACCCGCACACCATCACCGCATTGGCGCAAAAGGGCGAAGCATTGGGGTTTGATTCGGTGTGGGTGAGTGACCACGTCGTGATACCCGCCACCTCGGAGGGCTACCCGTATACCGAGGATGGGACGTACCCCCTCCATCCGCAACGGCCTTTTCTTGAGCCTCTCGTGTCGCTGGCATATCTGGCCGGCTGCACTCGCAGGATCCGGTTGGGGACAAGCGTGGTCATTCTTCCGTACCGGAATCCCGTCATCACTGCAAAGATGCTGGCGACGATGGATGTACTGTCGGCTGGCCGCTTGATTGTGGGCGTAGGGATTGGATGGTGGGCGCAGGAGTTTTCCGCGCTCGGAGTGCCGTTCTTTCGAGACCGGGGCGCGTACTCAGACGAGTGTGTGCGGATCTTCAAGGAGTTGTGGACGAGCGAACTGTCGAGTTTCGAGGGGAAGTATCACAGCTTCTCGAGCGTCGGGTGTTATCCAAAGCCGGTCCAGAAGCCGCACCCCCCGATCTGGATTGGGGGGCAGACGACGTCGACGCTGAAGAGGGTCGCCCGACTTGGAGACGGATGGCATCCCTTGGCTATGCGGAAACCAGTCAGGCTGGATCCGGGGGAGCTGAAGGACAAGGTCGCTGAGCTTCGCCGCTTGGTCGAGGCGGCCGGCCGGGATCCCGAGGCGATAGAAGTAAGCCTGCGAATCAGGCTGAGATTCAGCGATGCCGATCGGGGGGAGCGACTGACCGGTACGGTAGGGAAGGTGGCAGACGATATCAGACGGTATGGGGAGGCGGGAGTGAGCCATTTCTTGTTTGATCTTGAGATGGATTCATTTCAGGGGATGGCTGAGACGTTGGAACGCTTTGCTGTGGAGGTGAGACCGCAACTCACGTAG
- a CDS encoding acetyl-CoA hydrolase/transferase family protein, which translates to MDWQERYAKKIISAEQAASLVGNGQVVRLPLARVPLTIMKALLARRGHGLEHVKLVQGYPAHEAPFWNDGGWAEVFQPVSEYISGYNRPGMKARLVDFLPVDYPLYPAWTQDPLRSDRWWVPDVFLCVVGPPDGQGQVSFGVHRWYSKELALNARLTIAEVDPGTIRTGGDNLLDVDEIDYLVIETEGHVTATAPPPGEEEKQMVEVIGKGVAELVRDGDTIQTGVGTVSEAVCAFLGEKNDLGVHSEVITSSMVELVKRGVINGVRKSMHQGKVVGAMLVEASDLQFVNENPMFELYSVTYTNNLCRIAAQHRQVAVNTALAIDLTGQVAAHTLGPSIYSGIGGQTTFNIGAVNSPGGRSVIALPATAQGGKVSRVVPQLPEGTVVTTPRYYVDFVVTEFGTASLQGKTQRERAEALIDIAHPDFRPELRSAARKLFWP; encoded by the coding sequence ATGGATTGGCAGGAGCGTTACGCAAAGAAGATCATCTCGGCCGAACAGGCGGCATCGTTGGTCGGGAATGGACAGGTGGTGCGGTTGCCGCTCGCTCGGGTTCCGCTCACGATCATGAAGGCGCTTCTCGCTCGGCGTGGGCATGGGCTCGAGCACGTGAAGCTCGTGCAGGGGTACCCTGCCCATGAGGCGCCCTTCTGGAACGACGGGGGCTGGGCCGAAGTGTTTCAGCCGGTGTCCGAGTATATCAGCGGGTACAACCGACCTGGGATGAAGGCGCGTCTGGTCGACTTCCTGCCCGTGGATTACCCGCTGTATCCGGCATGGACGCAAGATCCGTTGCGTAGCGACCGTTGGTGGGTGCCTGACGTGTTCTTGTGTGTCGTCGGCCCGCCCGACGGGCAGGGACAGGTGAGCTTCGGTGTACACCGCTGGTATTCGAAGGAGCTTGCTCTCAATGCGCGCCTCACGATTGCAGAGGTCGATCCGGGAACCATCCGGACAGGCGGCGACAACCTCCTTGACGTCGATGAGATCGACTACCTCGTGATCGAAACTGAGGGGCACGTGACGGCGACGGCGCCGCCACCTGGCGAAGAGGAGAAGCAGATGGTGGAGGTGATCGGGAAAGGGGTCGCTGAGCTTGTGCGAGATGGCGATACCATTCAGACCGGGGTGGGAACGGTGTCCGAAGCGGTCTGCGCGTTCCTCGGTGAGAAGAATGATCTCGGCGTGCACTCGGAAGTCATTACGAGCAGCATGGTCGAGCTGGTAAAGCGAGGTGTGATTAACGGAGTACGGAAGTCCATGCACCAGGGGAAGGTGGTGGGCGCCATGCTCGTCGAGGCCAGCGATTTGCAGTTTGTCAACGAGAACCCGATGTTCGAGCTGTACAGCGTGACGTACACGAACAATTTGTGCAGGATTGCCGCGCAACACCGGCAGGTCGCGGTCAATACGGCGCTGGCGATCGATCTCACGGGCCAGGTAGCAGCGCACACTCTTGGACCGTCCATATACAGCGGCATTGGCGGACAGACGACATTCAATATTGGCGCGGTGAACTCCCCGGGGGGACGGTCGGTGATCGCGCTACCGGCGACGGCGCAGGGAGGCAAGGTGTCTCGGGTCGTGCCCCAACTGCCGGAGGGTACGGTGGTGACGACGCCTCGATACTACGTGGATTTTGTCGTCACGGAGTTCGGCACCGCGAGCCTTCAGGGTAAGACCCAACGGGAGCGGGCCGAGGCGTTGATAGACATCGCCCATCCTGACTTCCGACCGGAACTGCGCTCAGCTGCAAGAAAGCTGTTCTGGCCATAG
- a CDS encoding TRAP transporter large permease: MTLLLLGVVFVMLLVLGVPIAFTMGVAAVIAIFLTGTVPLLLIPGRMVAASDSFVLLAIPFFILAGTLMEMSGIAHRLLTLARALVAHLRGGLGMAVVVAEMFFSGISGSTVADVSAISSMLLPSMQRAGYARPHSVAIISAASAMGILIPPCINMIILGELMSLSVAALFFAGFLPAAVLAVLIMGLVYVQARRLDVAREDRATWREFLRAASGAAVPLGLPVIMFGGILGGVFTPTEAGAVAVLYVLVFGVAVYRTITVRDLWHALLDTGVNTGVIMLLIGAASVLSYLLAVQHLPQIIVRAIAGVSSGPWFFLLVTSLVFVFIGSLLEGIPAMMIFVPIFLPVVEELGINPLHYGIVVIAAVGIGLFVPPAGVGLIVGCAVGQVSIDKVSRGMVPFLLVLLLGLGILIFVPTITTVVPAALGVR; this comes from the coding sequence GTGACCCTTCTGCTCCTGGGAGTGGTGTTCGTCATGCTGCTCGTCTTAGGAGTCCCCATAGCCTTCACGATGGGGGTGGCCGCCGTCATCGCGATCTTCCTGACGGGGACGGTGCCGCTCCTGCTCATTCCCGGTCGGATGGTAGCGGCAAGTGACTCCTTCGTGCTCTTGGCCATTCCGTTCTTCATCCTGGCGGGGACGCTGATGGAGATGAGCGGAATCGCGCATCGTCTGTTGACACTGGCGCGGGCGCTCGTGGCTCACTTGCGCGGTGGGCTCGGGATGGCCGTGGTCGTGGCGGAGATGTTCTTTTCGGGAATATCGGGATCGACGGTTGCGGACGTCTCAGCCATATCTTCGATGTTGCTCCCATCCATGCAGAGGGCAGGATACGCGCGGCCGCACTCGGTCGCGATCATCTCGGCGGCGTCTGCCATGGGGATCCTGATCCCGCCCTGCATCAACATGATCATCCTCGGCGAGCTGATGTCGTTGTCTGTGGCGGCGTTGTTCTTCGCGGGATTCCTTCCGGCGGCCGTGCTCGCCGTGTTGATCATGGGCCTCGTCTACGTGCAGGCGCGGAGACTGGACGTTGCGCGAGAGGATCGGGCGACGTGGCGGGAGTTCTTGAGGGCCGCTTCCGGAGCCGCGGTGCCCCTGGGGCTCCCGGTCATCATGTTTGGCGGCATCCTGGGTGGGGTCTTCACGCCGACGGAGGCTGGAGCGGTGGCGGTACTGTACGTCCTGGTGTTCGGAGTGGCGGTGTACCGGACAATCACGGTTCGGGATCTGTGGCACGCCCTCCTTGATACGGGGGTGAACACGGGAGTGATCATGCTGCTGATCGGAGCCGCCTCGGTGCTGTCGTACCTCTTGGCGGTGCAACACCTCCCACAGATCATCGTCCGGGCCATCGCCGGGGTGTCGTCGGGGCCGTGGTTCTTCCTGCTGGTAACGTCCCTGGTCTTCGTGTTCATCGGGTCGTTGCTCGAAGGGATTCCGGCCATGATGATTTTTGTTCCGATCTTCCTTCCGGTGGTTGAAGAGCTGGGCATCAACCCGCTCCATTACGGGATTGTAGTGATCGCCGCGGTCGGGATCGGTCTCTTCGTGCCTCCGGCCGGCGTTGGTCTCATTGTTGGATGCGCCGTGGGGCAGGTGAGTATCGACAAGGTGAGCAGGGGGATGGTCCCCTTTCTTCTTGTGTTGCTTCTGGGGTTGGGCATCCTGATCTTTGTCCCAACGATTACGACCGTGGTACCGGCGGCGCTGGGAGTTCGTTAG
- a CDS encoding TRAP transporter small permease subunit, with translation MEQLPEALVVVLVALLVVLANAGVLFRYVFLLQVSGIDELQKMLLVWLAFTGGAVGVKRGAHFGVHLVMARLPVRVREAIAGTTELFVLVFATVLVMQGIPATKIAFRQVFTGLGISIGWQYLAVPVSGGLMVGYVCYRAYGVVARMRAAREA, from the coding sequence ATGGAACAGCTGCCGGAAGCTCTCGTCGTCGTGTTGGTCGCCCTGCTCGTGGTGCTGGCCAACGCGGGCGTACTGTTCAGGTACGTCTTTCTCTTGCAGGTCTCGGGGATCGACGAGCTCCAGAAGATGCTGCTCGTGTGGCTCGCGTTCACCGGCGGCGCCGTCGGGGTCAAGCGCGGTGCTCACTTCGGCGTCCACCTGGTCATGGCGCGGCTGCCTGTTCGGGTCCGGGAAGCGATTGCCGGCACAACTGAGCTGTTTGTGCTGGTGTTCGCCACCGTGCTGGTGATGCAGGGAATTCCGGCGACGAAGATCGCTTTCAGGCAGGTATTCACTGGATTGGGAATCTCGATCGGCTGGCAGTATCTGGCTGTTCCAGTGTCGGGCGGGCTCATGGTTGGGTACGTATGCTATAGAGCCTACGGGGTGGTGGCGAGGATGCGGGCGGCGAGAGAGGCGTAA
- a CDS encoding TRAP transporter substrate-binding protein yields the protein MTTERLGLRRGFCVLFAVFVTMGALLGPRDVFAQKPITIKLASPAAAKQASGVVLQRFADRVKERSGGRIVVEVYPSNSLYGPRAAVEAMQSKVLEMAAVSNGNFAAFQKTLNVLDLPFLFTDRGHLHEVLWGPIGTKMNREIERDTKLKVLWYQDIGGFRQLYTSKKAVRVPEDVRGLKIRTTTSPVEQAIVRAFGGLPTFVDWGETYSGLQQGVVDGELLLWNWLVPFKHHEVIRYALDLDLYAIAWVVLVEPTFFSSLPADMQKMISEEADQAAKYAAKLDEDDVRTSRKYLVDKGVKVYTPTPAERSRWRSLGVGVWEVPEVVKTVDMGLVKEIGKAGK from the coding sequence ATGACGACTGAACGCTTGGGGCTTAGGCGGGGATTCTGCGTGCTGTTTGCGGTGTTCGTGACGATGGGCGCGCTTCTGGGTCCGCGAGACGTTTTCGCCCAGAAGCCGATAACGATCAAGCTGGCTTCGCCGGCCGCAGCGAAACAGGCGTCCGGTGTCGTGTTGCAGCGGTTTGCGGACAGGGTCAAGGAGCGGTCGGGCGGGAGAATAGTCGTCGAGGTGTATCCGAGCAATTCATTGTACGGACCCAGGGCGGCGGTCGAGGCCATGCAGAGCAAGGTACTGGAGATGGCGGCAGTGTCGAACGGGAACTTTGCCGCGTTCCAGAAGACGCTGAACGTGCTCGATCTGCCCTTCTTGTTCACGGATAGAGGGCACCTTCACGAGGTGCTGTGGGGCCCGATCGGGACGAAGATGAACAGGGAGATCGAGCGGGACACCAAGCTGAAGGTGCTGTGGTATCAGGATATCGGTGGATTTCGCCAGCTCTATACGTCGAAGAAGGCGGTGCGGGTGCCGGAGGACGTGCGGGGGTTGAAGATCAGGACCACGACCTCCCCGGTCGAACAGGCGATCGTGAGGGCATTCGGTGGGCTTCCGACGTTCGTGGACTGGGGAGAAACGTACAGCGGATTACAGCAGGGTGTCGTGGATGGCGAGTTGCTGCTGTGGAATTGGCTGGTGCCGTTCAAACACCACGAGGTGATCCGGTACGCTCTCGACCTGGACCTGTACGCGATCGCATGGGTGGTGCTGGTTGAGCCAACCTTCTTCAGCTCGTTGCCGGCGGATATGCAGAAGATGATTTCCGAGGAGGCCGACCAGGCCGCGAAGTACGCGGCGAAGCTGGACGAGGACGACGTCCGGACTTCTCGAAAGTACTTGGTGGACAAGGGTGTGAAGGTATACACGCCGACGCCAGCGGAGCGGAGCAGGTGGAGGAGCCTAGGGGTCGGTGTGTGGGAGGTACCGGAAGTGGTGAAGACGGTTGACATGGGTCTCGTGAAGGAGATCGGGAAGGCTGGCAAGTGA
- a CDS encoding TRAP transporter large permease, giving the protein MILLVLTVVFAGSVVVGIPVAFALGVTSFVVLVIHPALRLSLIVERALSGVDSFTLLAVPLFIVAGALMDTGGISHRLVRLARALVGHVRGGLGMGVVVSEMFFSGISGSTLADVSAMSAMMLPAMRRSGYPAPYSVAIIAAASAMGILIPPCILMVVLAGIANVSVAALFIAGVVPAMVLALVIMAMLFYQARRYQLPSEGRASLRELGNALIDALIPLGMPVIIFGGILSGATTPTEAAGVAVLYAFAVGVFVYREVRIADLPRILADSAVISGSVLLLVALATIFSYLLAVEHVPESAAKVMVSVSFAPWVFLILANLIFVLGGAVLEGLPAALIFVPILLPVVDKLGINVLHFLTLVVASVGIGLFLPPIGAGLVTGCTIGKVSMQEVFKPMVTFLVVLSVGMVVLTLVPWFTTVLPEVLLR; this is encoded by the coding sequence ATGATTCTGCTCGTGTTGACCGTGGTGTTTGCGGGGAGTGTCGTTGTGGGAATACCGGTGGCCTTTGCGCTGGGGGTGACGTCCTTCGTGGTGCTCGTCATCCACCCGGCGTTGAGGCTTTCGTTGATCGTCGAGAGAGCGCTGTCCGGTGTGGACTCTTTCACGCTCCTAGCAGTGCCGTTGTTCATCGTGGCTGGTGCCCTGATGGATACCGGGGGTATCTCCCATCGACTCGTCCGTCTCGCGCGGGCCCTGGTCGGTCACGTTCGGGGCGGGCTGGGGATGGGAGTGGTGGTGTCGGAGATGTTCTTTTCCGGGATTTCCGGGTCCACCCTCGCCGATGTCTCGGCGATGTCGGCGATGATGCTCCCTGCGATGCGGCGAAGTGGATACCCGGCCCCGTATTCGGTCGCCATCATCGCTGCAGCCTCGGCGATGGGGATCCTGATCCCGCCATGCATCCTGATGGTGGTGCTGGCGGGCATCGCGAACGTCTCTGTTGCCGCGCTGTTCATCGCGGGGGTCGTTCCGGCGATGGTGCTCGCGCTGGTCATCATGGCCATGCTGTTCTATCAAGCGCGCCGGTACCAGCTGCCTTCGGAGGGGCGGGCGTCGCTGCGCGAGCTGGGGAACGCCCTCATCGACGCGCTCATCCCGCTGGGCATGCCCGTGATCATCTTCGGCGGGATCCTAAGTGGAGCGACGACGCCCACCGAGGCCGCGGGGGTCGCGGTCTTGTACGCATTCGCGGTCGGTGTGTTCGTCTATCGCGAGGTGCGGATCGCCGATCTGCCGAGGATTCTGGCCGACAGCGCTGTCATCTCCGGGAGCGTGCTCCTGTTGGTGGCGCTCGCCACGATTTTCTCGTACCTCCTCGCGGTGGAACACGTGCCGGAGAGCGCCGCGAAGGTGATGGTGTCGGTGTCGTTTGCCCCGTGGGTCTTCCTGATACTGGCGAATCTGATCTTCGTGCTCGGCGGAGCCGTGCTCGAGGGCCTTCCGGCAGCACTGATTTTCGTCCCGATACTGCTGCCCGTAGTGGACAAGCTGGGAATCAACGTGCTGCATTTCCTGACCCTCGTGGTGGCCTCGGTCGGCATCGGGTTGTTCCTTCCTCCCATCGGCGCCGGTCTGGTGACAGGGTGCACGATCGGCAAGGTCAGCATGCAGGAGGTGTTCAAGCCGATGGTGACGTTTCTCGTAGTGCTGTCGGTCGGAATGGTGGTTCTGACGCTGGTTCCGTGGTTCACGACGGTGTTGCCCGAAGTTCTTCTCAGATGA
- a CDS encoding TRAP transporter small permease translates to MAALFAVLIVVTNLAVVFRYLLNDPLMWSDEASRLLLIWVTFMGAAIGVRRGSHFAVALVVSALPDSLRRSLFTLSNLAMMAFGAVFLIVGVVVLRQMVVVQYVTIGISMAWAYLAIPVSGGLMVTYAAVRVVSGGHDARTG, encoded by the coding sequence ATGGCGGCGCTGTTCGCAGTCCTCATTGTGGTGACGAATCTCGCGGTGGTCTTCAGGTATCTCCTGAACGATCCTCTCATGTGGTCAGACGAGGCGAGCCGCCTGCTGCTGATATGGGTCACGTTCATGGGGGCGGCGATTGGGGTGAGACGGGGGAGTCACTTCGCGGTCGCGTTGGTGGTCTCGGCCTTGCCCGACTCGCTGCGGCGCTCTCTGTTCACGCTCAGTAACCTGGCGATGATGGCGTTTGGGGCGGTATTCCTGATCGTGGGAGTTGTAGTTCTCCGACAGATGGTGGTTGTGCAGTACGTCACGATCGGCATCTCGATGGCGTGGGCGTATCTGGCCATTCCCGTGTCCGGTGGGCTGATGGTCACCTACGCCGCAGTGCGAGTTGTGTCAGGCGGGCATGACGCGCGCACAGGGTAG
- a CDS encoding TRAP transporter substrate-binding protein produces the protein MAKARSLGTIILAAVVLLIGSAGVARAQAILKFAHAGSPAMSYSRGYDQFAAWVKERTNGRVVIEVYGAGRLALEVDAYRGVMQGNIEIASISSSNIGALTEALYLAGLPYVFKDLRHVVDVFNYSPIGEEIKARVGKELNVQVLMFFPGQGFRTVATARKAVRVPDDLKGLKMRATSSKVEIALLKAWGARPTPVSFAEVYTALQQGTVDGEYLQHQWVYFPKHHEVIKYIAEPNASADVQVVSMRREAWNKISPADQEVVRKSAIEAVELAYKLDQEQNENARAKLAEAGVKLYAPTGADLEQWKKKAMTVWDEFKAQVGPDMIKRVQAFKR, from the coding sequence ATGGCGAAGGCGAGATCCTTGGGGACGATCATCCTTGCGGCAGTGGTTCTGCTCATCGGAAGCGCGGGCGTGGCGCGTGCTCAGGCCATCCTCAAGTTCGCGCACGCAGGAAGTCCCGCCATGTCGTACTCCCGGGGCTACGATCAGTTCGCCGCGTGGGTCAAGGAGCGAACGAATGGGCGAGTGGTGATTGAGGTATACGGGGCGGGACGGTTAGCACTGGAGGTGGACGCCTACCGCGGAGTGATGCAGGGCAACATCGAGATCGCCTCGATCTCGAGCAGCAACATCGGGGCACTCACTGAAGCGCTGTACCTTGCCGGGCTCCCGTATGTGTTCAAGGACCTGCGCCATGTCGTCGACGTCTTCAACTACAGCCCTATCGGTGAGGAGATCAAGGCACGCGTGGGAAAGGAGCTGAACGTCCAGGTGCTGATGTTCTTCCCGGGACAGGGCTTTCGGACCGTGGCTACCGCGCGCAAGGCTGTCCGGGTGCCGGACGATCTCAAGGGACTCAAGATGAGAGCCACCTCCTCGAAGGTGGAGATCGCGCTCTTGAAGGCGTGGGGAGCGAGGCCGACACCCGTGAGCTTCGCGGAGGTCTACACGGCGTTGCAGCAGGGCACCGTCGACGGCGAATACCTGCAACATCAGTGGGTGTACTTCCCGAAGCATCACGAGGTGATCAAGTACATTGCGGAGCCCAACGCGTCCGCAGACGTCCAGGTGGTGTCGATGCGGCGAGAGGCCTGGAACAAGATATCCCCTGCAGATCAGGAAGTCGTCCGCAAGAGCGCCATCGAAGCCGTCGAGCTGGCCTACAAGCTCGATCAGGAGCAGAACGAGAATGCCCGGGCGAAGCTGGCTGAAGCCGGCGTCAAGCTGTATGCGCCCACGGGGGCGGATCTCGAACAGTGGAAGAAGAAGGCAATGACCGTCTGGGACGAATTCAAGGCTCAGGTCGGCCCGGACATGATCAAGCGAGTGCAGGCCTTCAAGCGCTAG
- a CDS encoding LLM class flavin-dependent oxidoreductase, whose amino-acid sequence MRTGLFFSLDTDGRQEPVDLYDEVLEQVRVADDIGYDSVWVAEHHFGDDQVLPSLQTMLAAIATTTKGVRIGTGVKVLPLDNPVRVAEDFAVVDIVSNGRLLFGVGAGHREEEFRGYRVEFGNRWERFSEALDIVVKAWTNDSFAYAGRYYKVPVLAALGSGGAAFSVEPYVRPYVVQWQRGGVRPKYLPVTPKPVQMPHPPIWVGASSEESIKFAAKRGYSLLVSPIETFAEVKQASLIYAAALQEAGRDIADVEMTTIREVYVAESREAARRDVMEPLAQLYSRYVGRPVDFSELNEDRFIVGDPDEVLDKIKVYQSEADVRHIVCRMSFPGLAHQRTLDSIRLFAAEVWSKLQA is encoded by the coding sequence ATGAGAACGGGACTGTTCTTCAGCCTCGATACGGACGGGCGCCAAGAGCCTGTTGACCTGTACGACGAAGTGCTGGAGCAGGTGAGGGTGGCCGACGACATCGGCTACGATTCTGTGTGGGTTGCGGAACATCATTTTGGCGACGACCAAGTTCTGCCCTCGCTGCAGACCATGCTGGCGGCGATCGCCACGACGACGAAGGGTGTGCGGATTGGTACCGGTGTGAAGGTGCTACCTCTCGATAATCCGGTGCGTGTTGCCGAGGATTTCGCGGTGGTCGACATCGTTTCGAATGGACGGCTGCTGTTTGGGGTGGGGGCTGGACATCGGGAGGAGGAGTTTCGCGGCTACCGCGTCGAATTTGGCAACAGATGGGAGCGATTCTCCGAGGCCCTCGACATCGTTGTGAAGGCATGGACGAACGATTCGTTCGCGTACGCGGGACGGTACTACAAGGTTCCTGTGCTGGCGGCGTTGGGATCGGGAGGGGCAGCGTTCTCGGTGGAACCGTATGTGCGACCGTACGTCGTTCAGTGGCAGAGAGGTGGTGTCCGACCGAAGTATCTCCCGGTGACGCCGAAGCCAGTCCAGATGCCGCATCCGCCAATCTGGGTCGGGGCCTCGTCGGAGGAGAGCATCAAGTTCGCCGCGAAGAGGGGGTACTCGTTGCTGGTCTCGCCGATAGAGACGTTCGCCGAGGTGAAGCAGGCATCCCTGATCTACGCCGCGGCGCTGCAGGAAGCCGGCAGGGATATCGCCGATGTGGAGATGACGACCATCCGGGAAGTGTACGTGGCTGAGAGCAGGGAGGCGGCTCGTCGGGACGTCATGGAGCCGCTGGCGCAACTGTATAGCCGATATGTCGGTCGGCCGGTAGATTTCTCGGAGCTGAACGAGGACCGGTTCATCGTCGGGGATCCTGACGAGGTTCTGGACAAGATCAAGGTGTATCAGAGCGAGGCGGATGTGCGTCACATCGTGTGTCGAATGAGTTTCCCAGGGCTCGCGCACCAGCGGACGTTGGACTCGATCCGACTGTTTGCGGCCGAGGTCTGGTCGAAACTGCAGGCGTGA